One Carya illinoinensis cultivar Pawnee chromosome 5, C.illinoinensisPawnee_v1, whole genome shotgun sequence genomic window, atattttactgatgtgattaattatttattaaaaaaagaaattaatacagccaatcacatcaatcgagtgcataaaaaatacataaaaatgactatacgtAACATTATTCGTAAATATCatgtatcattttctttcttttttttctttgctgatttataagaaaaattttaaatatttattaaactttACATATTTATGGTAGAGAAGatattaccatttacaaaaggaattttttttaaataaatatttttttatatcttaagatccgttttaatttatttttttaaatattttctataatcaataaATAGATGGAACCAATGTATAGATAACGATATAAAGTCATCTCATGGGTACAAACAATCTTTTAGGGCCACACTTCCTGatgaaaagccagcgatttaaccagtttcgTGTAGAGAAACTTCTGAAGGTGCGGTGCACAGGACTGGAATTTATTTTGAGGGGTAGGTCCAAAGGGccttgccttggagaggttccccgacatcaaaaacaaaaaaaagataataatataaAGTTGTATCACAGACTATATAAATCTTAACCATAAAATTTATAGTACATGTTTATCTCtctctaaattataaaaataaaaatggtaagAACTCTGATTTTTCCCCTAGGCAAGTTGGCCTTTCTTACACAATGAACAAAAGGCAGCAGCATCTTGGAAATTTTGAGTGCCTTGTATTATTATTGCATTGCATGTGATTAAACACCTCTCTCTCACACTTGCTTCTATCTAACGTTCTAGGATGTTTTGAAACTCGGCCTAATCCTTGAACAAGTTATAAGACGAACCGATAAGAATAAAAGGTTGGAGCATTTATAATAGATTTTGTAACatacaatttttttgtaaattataaagaaagttaataaaataaaaaataaaaaaatccaagcacTCCCAATGAAATAttcattctattttttaaaatatattattaaaattcatattttttattttacattatgacttttataatatatcatatatcaacttatttattaattttatataatttaaatattatactttttaatcttttttatttgcatATGAGAAATAAATGATTTAATCTTTACACTGTGGGGGAGTGAAAAGTATAAAGATGAGAgagaaatgattaaaaaaattttacagcTTGAACAGTTATCGCTAGATATAGCAGTAATTCTGTAGACaattaaaaaatgcaaatgGAATAAATCATCCGTTAGATGCCACTTTTAAACTCCAGTCCTTCAAATTATACTGAAATGGGAGTTTTACATTATCTATTGGAAATGCTCTGtatgttgttttttttaatctttatttaACATTTTGCAACCGTAATCCCACTAGATAGAGTATATTGTTCACaactttaaacatttttaattaattaatttctttctcCTCTTAGCTGTTTTTTCCTACTGTCGAAAGTTGCCCTATTAACATTTCTGTAAAACATCCCTTTAATTTTCCTGTGTTTGGCGCCATCTCGATTGCTCGTCGACTCCATCTCATTTGCTGCATGTTTGAACTCATTTTCTTAACATTAAAATGACATCCATGGCCTCTAGCATAGCCGGAGGGTATTTCTGACTGTTAAATTCTTCCTGAAATTCTGTTCTCTTATGAAGAATTTACTGGGTTTTGTTTAACGAAATAAATATAGGCTATGTTAAATTGAAATTGAGCATGACATATCatacaattaataaaattctcAAGGCCGTAATTGAAATTGAGATTGAGGcctaataattctcataatataataaaaatggaCGGAATATATATGAGGCATGACCATAGAATATTCTCAtaatataatatcttttttattttttgaatcaatttatattttgatttaacttataaatttgaaatatacatggaaagatattgtaaatttcaaaatatatgaagatatactaatatagttagagaaaatatttaaaatgaataaaaaaatattaaaaagtataatatttaaatgatatcgatttaaaaagaagaagaagaagaaaaagaaaataaagataaacTAATGTATGGTATATTGTAGAAGTCAATATGTCAAATAGAAAAATTGGGTTTTGGTGGTGTAttttaagaagaaagaaaaataaaaacttgcatATTTCATAGATCACGACTAATCTTTACAAATCACCTGACCATGATCCAACAGTAGATCCGTCAAACCTAACATCACAGCGAAGCATACTCATACATGAATGCATCAAACATCATCTTGAAATGCACTCCTCCACTACATTTACAGCAGGATTCAGCACCCCACGTTTTATTAACGTTTCTATTCTTGGCAAATCACTTACCATTTCCATTCATAGATCGGTAAAGCTACTCATACACGAATACGTTGTCGTCGTGGTCGTCTTGATATGCGCTCCTCAAATACATTTGCAGCAGGATTCAGAACCCCACTAGTTTTATTAATGTAACATGACACAGATAAGCAAATCAATAAGGCTCACAGGCTGATTAATTTGAGAGAGTTTGCCTTCTCTTGCAGGGTATCGAGCAGGCTTTCAAAGCTTTTCTTGAAAGAATCCACACCTTCAAGTTCAAGCTGGATGCCAACATCGTTCCAGTCAATGCCTAACTTCTCAAGTGCACTGTAAACGCCTTCAGCTTCAGATACATTCGAATCAATTGTCCTTGAAACGGTACCATGATCGATAAATGCTTGGAGAGCTTGGTCTGGCATGGTTGAGACCTGCAAAAGGGAAAATGCCAACAAATATAAAGGGGACAAAGTTTGAGCTTAACAAAATTTAGCTTAAACACACATGAACTTCAACTCTGATTTGCATCAAAAGGACTAAGCTATTCGATATATCCACTTTGGTAATACTATTAACAATTACTATTAAGCACCAGACTTGAAGTGGATGAGTTGGCTCACCGAATCAGGTCCAATGAGAGGAGCAACATATAAGGTGTCAGGGTAGGCAGGATTCTTAACACTGGTCGAGGCCCACAGCACCCTCTGCTTCTTGGCACCTTTTTTCACCAGAGCTTCCCATCTTGGACCAGAGAATTTCTTCTGGTAGAGCTGGTATGCCAGAGCAGCTTGAGCAACCGCAGCCTGAAAACAGTAATTTGTCATGAAATTGCAAATCTCTACCTTCCAGATCTAGGATTCTAGATCCTCcacaggaaggaaaaaaaagcagTCCACTTACCTTTCCACGAACATCAAGGGCCTCTGGGCTTCCAATCTTCTCAAGCTTCTTGTCAATGAGAGTGTCTACTCGACTGACAAAGAAGGAAGCAACACTTGTTATTCTGGAGAGGTCACTTAACCCGGAAGCTTCAAGGCCATCCAAGTAAGCATCAATGACTGCTTCATATCTAGAAAGGGAGAATATGAGCTGTGCACATAGAACAGGAAATGATTAGAATAGTACCCAAGGAAAATTAAATTGCAACTCAGAAAACCTTGACACACGTTCATCATTCTACCACTCTAATCTGTAACATAACCAACATAATAATACTGTTGATATTCCATTTTCCTTCATACATAGAAAAAGGTGTTTTGACCAAGGAGAAGATGTCATTTCTTACAAATACTATCACAATTATTAAGGGCCAAATCAACCAACTTTACTACAATAACTTTGCCAGGATTTACTGTTAAGAGAAATGGTACAACAGTGAGCCGTGCAGTTCAGACAATGAGAAATAAGTTGATAGCCAAATAAAAACCAAGACgtcaaaatatcaaaatcaagAGAACCTACTGTTTGAAAACTTATGGGCTATATATTTTAAGCTAAGCATCATAAACAACTACTTACTGTCACATTGACACTTATGCCGAGTGAAATAACTTCCTTAATTGAAGGAACACAAGCAGATGTAGCAGGAATCTTTATGTAAACATTGGGGCGATTAACCACTTTATGGAGCCATTTTGCAGCCTCTACAGTCCCTTGAGTATCATCAGCAAGTCTAGGGGAAACTTCCACAGAAACATATCCATCACCACCATCTGTTTCATCATAGATTGACTCAAAAAGTttgcatgcatcttgaatatcCTTCACCACAAGCTCCCAGTATGCAGCTTCAATGTCTTTTCCTGATTGAACAAGTTCCCTAAAGATcccaaaaatttcttttgtaaGTGGAGTCATTTTAGATGGAGATTTGGGGTATCAATCCCCAAGATTTCAATACTCTCAGATCAGACACACGAGAGTTTAAATGACCAGATGGAATTACAATAATCAAAGCCCATGAAGTTTCTAGATATTATGTATACATCAGGCCACAAGAAAAGGGTAAAAGGCACACTGCACTTTAGTTTTTTACCGCAAACATTAGTTTAGGACATTTTGGTAACACAAAactacaagtttttttttttttttttttgataggtaataactacaagttttttttttttttttataagtaaacaaaaaattacaagTTAAATGCTCAATTACTCAATTAATCTCTTAAGTATTGGTGTAACTAATAATTATAGGCATAAATTCTTTAAACTCAGTTTAGCTGTTTACTAGAACATTCAATTACTGGTCCCTGTTCTACCTTGATAGTCCATTGGTTACCATAAAGGAAAATACTATTGATTCTTGTTATTGTGAAGAAATAATGGTAAAGTGTGGTAAAAACCAATTGATGGGATACCTGAACTGGTCATTGTAAGCATTTGAAGAAGAGATTGCTTTCTGGAAGATCTGCAATCATGTATATTGAACATTTAGCTACATGAAATTAGAATTGATAAATGACACGAGAATCATCTGAAAATACAATTCTGTAAGTacaaatcccccccccccccccccaaaaaaccaaacaaaagccTCATCCTCCCATGCAATTTGggattctgaaaatatttttgataagtgaGAATACCgaagttttacaaaattataataataataataataaacagcaacaaaaaatatatgcatAATTACCGCTGGGTTGCTAGTTACACCCCTTACACCACTTGCAATCAGAGGAAGCAGATCTGTAACAGGTCGGCATAGGTTATCATACCAAGGACTCTGCCCTTCCTTCTCATAGAGATCATGAAGAACTGTTCTCTTTGCTGGACTTCCATTTCCACCTTGGGAACATCTGACACTGATAGAACGACTAAATATAAGAATGCAAAGTTTTTTCTCTACTGAGCGTAAAAATTACAACTCAATAAAAGGTAATTACCGAGCAAATGCCATAtattacattaaataaatacaGAAGATGAATGTCAATCTACCCCATTCAATGATTAATTATCGTATTACTAAGAActgtaaaaattatatgtaaggTTGAGAACTgatcattaaaatttaaatgcaaTTCACTAAAAATTGAGGCTTGTGGTCGAGAGCCCTGGGCAATTGTATCCAATAACGACAAATGAGTagaggaagaaaataaattcaactaTAATCCATCCGCATGGGATTCAATATGCATCTAGGAAGGAATTCAATATGCACAGCTTTTTTAGCAGAGGAGCAGCCAGATCATAAACAGGTTGTATTCAGTAAAAACATCAGGATTAAGGAACCCCCACACGTTTCAAGTTAGGCACATGATACAACATAGCGGAGAGGGTCCCCCCTTACTATGTTTCAAAATGTCACCTTTGAGGACAACACCACAATCTAATTCTTTGTctagaaaaaataacaaaacataGAAAGGTGATtgtcaaatttcaaaatatgcaATTTTTCCTAATGCAATAATAATCCCCAAGGATTTAGAGATACCTAATGAGCAGATCAATGAACCATGGAATACAGACATCAAATCCAAAAAAGATAGGACGACATATTCTATAGatcttaatgaaacaataactTAAAGAAAACCGATCATTCAATAGCAGCCAACCCATCACCACAGAGAGAGATCCCTATAAAGATCAAGACAACAACTTCACCAGTCTACAAAGTAACAAAAACATAACCAGAGTGTAGGAAAAAACTAAACATACACCAAAGGGCCCCTGATCGCGGGGTTAGTCCGAACGGCtaatttggaagatgaaactTTGGCGTTGAAAGTGCTTCCGCTGTAGAATCCGATCAAAGTCTTAGGCTGCGAAGATCTGGGTTTCAAAGTAGATGCAGAAGCCGCAGGGCTCGGTGTGGTGAGCCTGGAAATGGTTGCCATGGTTGATCAAGCGCTACAATAGCTGGACAAGAACAAAGACAGAGCGAGACACAGGCAATAAATGACGAGACGAACGATGGCTAGAGGTATTGGACTATATCGGTTTAAAGTAACCTAAGGGAAAGCCAGATCAGGGAGAGGAGATCTCCATTTAACCAAACGGGCAGGTAAAGACATTGAGAGATGGGAACATCTGGTAGGTTGGGTTCTCTGTAGACGAGTGGCCCACCTCATTGCTTACGCCATATTtcttttgtattaaattagATGGATAAATCAATTTTCCTCTGATAATtagatggatttttttttattatctatttctATAATTTAGAAGGTGAGATAAAtagatatatgaaataaattatacttaatttatattttttattttcatttaccaCTGTTTTTAGaagacttttaaaaatatatattttgaaaacaaaaaatatttttttttttaagtgtaatTGTGGTATCGCACGAAACATATTCTTAAGGTTTTAAAATCTAACACTTCTATTGACCAAACATGTCTTATTGAGagtattctaaatattttatacaactatatatatttattgcatttaaatatccTGAAAACGAGGCACGCCACCCACACCCAACAATGTCAATAGCATATAGTCATTTGGAGGATTCTAATTGgattatacaaattttatataatatcacataattttacatttaattattctatttaaaatatatttttacattagattatttatgtattagtgtattattattttcctaaattattttttctatctttttttttttttaattaagagctacaaaattatattttttctatttacatAATTCAATACAATACATTCTGCCAAACCCTCCTCCACGGAGTTTCTTACCCTTAAGCCAAGTGGTATTCGTACGTAGGTCCAAGTGACAAGTTGGAGGTCAAAAGACGACACTGTAGTACGAGGGCCCTTCGGCTAATAAAAGTCACCATTCACGTAAGTTTTGACCAAAAGTACCAACTTTGTAGAAGTATCAGATTTTGACCAAAATCCATTTCAGCAAATTTCAGCAACAATTTCTGCCATCGGGAATCATAGAGAGaaccataaaaattaaaatggaaaaaagcTACTATCCCGCTCAAGATTTATCGCTTTAGTGGACTGTTTggcaaaatgtttttttttttttaaaaatttgttggcAGAGAAGTACttctcaaataaaaaatcttaatacaGGTGTCACAAcagaatattttttcaaaataataaattaaaagtcaaaaatttgttataaacataatgaaattttataaaaataagtttacaaattgataaaaatttatataataa contains:
- the LOC122310884 gene encoding transaldolase, producing the protein MATISRLTTPSPAASASTLKPRSSQPKTLIGFYSGSTFNAKVSSSKLAVRTNPAIRGPLVVRCSQGGNGSPAKRTVLHDLYEKEGQSPWYDNLCRPVTDLLPLIASGVRGVTSNPAIFQKAISSSNAYNDQFRELVQSGKDIEAAYWELVVKDIQDACKLFESIYDETDGGDGYVSVEVSPRLADDTQGTVEAAKWLHKVVNRPNVYIKIPATSACVPSIKEVISLGISVNVTLIFSLSRYEAVIDAYLDGLEASGLSDLSRITSVASFFVSRVDTLIDKKLEKIGSPEALDVRGKAAVAQAALAYQLYQKKFSGPRWEALVKKGAKKQRVLWASTSVKNPAYPDTLYVAPLIGPDSVSTMPDQALQAFIDHGTVSRTIDSNVSEAEGVYSALEKLGIDWNDVGIQLELEGVDSFKKSFESLLDTLQEKANSLKLISL